In one window of Henckelia pumila isolate YLH828 chromosome 1, ASM3356847v2, whole genome shotgun sequence DNA:
- the LOC140880542 gene encoding pectin acetylesterase 8-like has protein sequence MVKERFEQWLQTLVFALIMLRIECYDVGITYVQSAVAKGAVCLDGSPPAYHFSAGFGAGINNWLVTIEGGAWCNNATTCLARKSTRLGSSTKMVKTLSFSGMLSNRAQFNPDFYDWNKVKVRYCDGSSFTGDIEAVNPATKLYYRGARVFLAIMEDLLGKGMKNAKNAILSGCSAGGLTSILHCDRFRSLLPASTKVKCFSDAGYFINAKDVSGAEHIKEFYSQVVATHGSAKNLPSSCTSRLSPGLCFFPQYVAQGIQTPLFIMNAAYDSWQIKNILAPGVADPHGLWHNCKLDILKCSSSQLQTMQGYHTEFLSALTGLGPSSTRGYYINSCYSHCQTETQETWLRSDSPRLNGKTIAEAIGDWYYDRSPFQHTDCPYPCDKTCHNRVFEPQEYPSAGIY, from the exons ATggtgaaagaaagatttgagcaatGGCTGCAAACTCTGGTTTTTGCGCTGATAATGCTGAGAATTGAATGCTACGATGTGGGCATCACTTATGTTCAGAGTGCTGTGGCCAAAGGAGCTG TTTGCTTGGATGGGAGTCCACCGGCATACCATTTTTCCGCGGGATTCGGAGCAGGAATCAACAACTGGTTGGTTACGATTGAG GGAGGAGCATGGTGCAACAATGCCACGACTTGCCTTGCTCGAAAAAGCACCCGATTAGGCTCCTCCACGAAAATGGTTAAGACACTGTCCTTTTCTGGGATGTTGAGCAACAGAGCACAGTTTAATCCTG ATTTTTATGACTGGAATAAGGTCAAGGTTAGATACTGTGATGGATCATCATTCACTGGTGACATTGAAGCAGTGAATCCT GCAACTAAACTGTACTACAGGGGAGCAAGGGTCTTCCTCGCTATAATGGAAGATCTGCTGGGGAAAGGAATGAAAAACGCCAAAAAT GCGATTTTATCCGGATGCTCGGCCGGTGGATTGACGTCGATTCTTCACTGTGATAGATTCAGGTCTCTTCTTCCTGCAAGCACAAAAGTGAAGTGCTTTTCGGATGCCGGCTATTTTATAAACGC gaaggatgTTTCTGGAGCTGAGCATATTAAAGAATTCTACAGTCAAGTTGTTGCAACTCAT GGATCAGCAAAGAATTTGCCCAGTTCTTGTACCTCAAGATTGAGTCCAGGCCTG TGTTTTTTCCCGCAATACGTCGCCCAAGGAATTCAAACGCCCCTTTTCATTATGAATGCAGCCTATGATTCATGGCAG ATAAAGAACATTTTGGCTCCTGGAGTTGCTGATCCTCATGGTCTTTGGCACAACTGCAAGCTTGACATTCTCAAATGTTCATCTTCTCAACTCCAAACTATGCAAG GTTATCATACGGAGTTCTTGAGTGCATTGACAGGATTAGGCCCCTCTTCTACAAGAGGATACTACATAAACTCTTGCTACTCTCATTGCCAAACTGAAACACAAGAAACGTGGCTAAGAAGCGACTCGCCTAGACTAAATGGCAAG ACCATTGCTGAAGCAATAGGGGATTGGTACTACGACAGGAGTCCGTTTCAGCATACCGATTGTCCTTACCCTTGTGACAAGACTTGTCATAACCGAGTCTTCGAGCCTCAGGAGTATCCTTCAGCAGGAATATACTGA
- the LOC140882030 gene encoding carbon catabolite repressor protein 4 homolog 4, whose translation MLKCCFLLPRSRVACCSKMSTAPEPLCRKFVPVQQSEITSMSRPAGFKFRLVSYNILAQAYVKSAFFPHSPAPCLKWKARSQAVLNILKSLEADFLCLQEVDEYDTFYKKNMEILGYASCYIQRSGKKRDGCGIFYRPNSAELVIEERIEYNDLVDSFGDEKTPSLDKEDKSLAGDIEDESKTSLEQKDPQVDRGNPNDPRVRLKRDCVGIMAAFRLNSPSSNHIIIASTHLYWDPDWADVKIAQAKYLLSRLAKFKKLVSNKFDCTPPIIVAGDFNSIPGDQVYQYLISGTTSLGQEMADDELPIPLSSVYGFIGGEPEFTNCTPGFTGTLDYILFTPAGDVKPCSYLELPAVDSRDVDGGLPNYYHPSDHLPIGAEFEVV comes from the exons ATGCTCAAGTGCTGTTTCTTGCTTCCTCGTTCCAG AGTAGCTTGTTGCAGCAAGATGAGTACGGCTCCCGAACCATTATGTCGAAAATTTGTGCCAGTTCAGCAGAGTGAAATCACATCAATGAGCAGACCTGCTG GCTTCAAATTCCGTTTGGTGTCTTATAACATTTTGGCTCAG GCATACGTGAAGAGTGCCTTCTTTCCTCACTCACCAGCACCTTGTCTGAA GTGGAAAGCTCGTTCTCAAGCCGTATTAAACATTCTCAAGAGCCTTGAGGCCGATTTTCTTTGTCTTCAG GAAGTAGATGAGTATGATACCTTCTATAAGAAGAATATGGAAATCCTGGGCTATGCAAGTTGCTATATTCAAAGAAGTGGGAAAAAACGTGATGGATGTGGAATTTTTTATAGGCCAAACAG TGCAGAGTTGGTCATCGAAGAGAGAATTGAATACAATGATCTGGTGGACTCATTTGGAGATGAAAAAACCCCATCTTTGGATAAAGAGGACAAATCATTGGCTGGTGATATTGAAGATGAATCAAAAACAA GTTTAGAGCAAAAAGACCCTCAAGTGGACCGCGGAAATCCTAATGACCCTCGTGTGAGATTAAAGCGTGATTGTGTTGGAATCATGGCTGCCTTCAGACTTAACAGTCCATCCAGCAATCATATTATTATTGCCAGCACTCATCTATACTG GGATCCTGACTGGGCCGATGTCAAGATTGCGCAGGCCAAATACTTGCTTTCCCGCTTAGCAAAATTCAAGAAACTGGTATCAAACAAATTCGACTGCACACCGCCGATAATAGTTGCTGGTGACTTCAACTCCATCCCCGGCGATCAG GTGTATCAATACCTCATTTCGGGCACCACTTCCTTGGGACAGGAGATGGCTGACGACGAGCTGCCAATCCCGTTATCAAGTGTATATGGATTCATTGGAGGAGAACCTGAGTTTACAAACTGTACACCTGGTTTTACTGGTACTCTTGATTATATTCTTTTTACCCCTGCTGGAGATGTAAAACCGTGTAGCTATCTTGAACTTCCGGCAGTGGATTCGCGGGATGTTGATGGTGGATTGCCGAACTACTATCATCCAAGTGATCATCTTCCCATTGGTGCTGAGTTTGAAGTTGTCTGA
- the LOC140883616 gene encoding SH3 domain-containing protein 1 produces MDAIKKQASKLREQVARQQQVILRQLGQLGHEGVMIDETDMHCHQQLQNLYKSTRAAKHFQRDIVRGLEGFISTSKKQMVIARKLAEDSCKYGIENQDSTPALARIASNFGTSHASIEDHREAMLGILSYQVSEPLRALMNGAPLEDARHLTHQYDRMRQEIEVQAAEVIRRQSKFRDSSAESVLKLKNSEKRLSELKSSMLALGREATAAMLSVEDQQQESTFRKILSMVDAERSYHQNAVALLEKLHSEMILEEQTDDSSLQSKNPSFKDDISPVNVEKFSIRSSSQKEDKNDSYFLAKVIHSFNAQADGELTLEVDDYVVVRKVASNGWSEGECKGNTGWFPSAYVTKGDDTAPATKLPENELSQ; encoded by the exons ATGGATGCTATCAAGAAGCAAGCGAGTAAACTAAGAGAACAAGTGGCTAGGCAACAGCAG GTTATTCTGAGGCAACTCGGTCAATTGGGCCATGAAGGGGTTATGATTGATGAAACTGACATGCATTGTCATCAACAGCTACAGAATTTATACAAGTCTACTCGAGCAGCCAAA CATTTCCAGAGGGATATTGTCCGTGGGTTAGAAGGCTTCATCTCGACAAGCAAAAAACAAATGGTGATAG CCAGAAAATTGGCTGAAGATTCTTGTAAGTATGGCATTGAAAATCAGGATTCTACTCCTGCCCTTGCAAGGATCGCATCGAATTTTGGTACGTCACATGCCTCGATTGAAGATCATAGAGAAGCAATGCTTGGAATTCTTAGTTATCAG GTTTCTGAGCCACTTCGTGCATTGATGAATGGTGCTCCTTTGGAAGATGCTCGTCATCTGACTCACCAATATGATAGAATGCGCCAAGAGATTGAAGTTCAG GCAGCTGAAGTAATAAGAAGGCAATCAAAGTTCAGAGATTCTTCTGCAGAAAGTGTCCTAAAGCTTAAAAACTCTGAAAAAAGATTATCAGAGCTCAAGTCTTCTATGTTGGCACTTGGAAGAGAAGCTACAGCAGCTATGTTGTCTGTGGAGGATCAGCAGCAAGAGTCTACTTTCCGAAAGATTCTTTCCATG GTTGATGCTGAGCGATCTTATCATCAAAATGCAGTTGCCTTATTGGAGAAACTGCATTCTGAG ATGATTCTTGAGGAGCAAACAGATGACTCGTCTCTACAATCCAAAAATCCATCGTTCAAGGATGATATTTCTCCTGTTAATGTGGAGAAATTTTCAATAAGATCAAGTAGTCAGAAGGAGGATAAAAATGATTCCTATTTTCTTGCAAAG GTCATACACTCCTTCAACGCTCAAGCAGATGGCGAGCTAACTCTTGAAGTTGATGATTACGTTGTAGTTCGAAAG gtgGCTTCAAACGGTTGGTCGGAAGGCGAATGCAAAGGGAACACTGGATGGTTTCCCTCTGCTTATGTAACCAAGGGAGACGACACAGCCCCAGCCACTAAATTGCCGGAAAATGAACTTTCACAATGA